The sequence ATAATTCGTCAACACAATTATAGCAGGCTTTTCCACCTTCAATTTTTAGTGTTGCACTTAAATTATACATTCTAGTAGTATTTATAAGCGTTATAATGGAAAAGACGCATTAGAGGCAAATCAAGTTTATAGAGCTACTGTCTATTTTAAACCTATGGATAATAATTTGGTTGGTCACTACGTTAAGTTGTCACTAAAAAGTGATCCTAGCAGTAAGGAGAGTCGTGAGATTTTTAATACGACATTAGATAAAGGAATACCTGCAGAAAAGGGATATTATTGCGTAACAACAACTTTTGAAGTTGGAGAAGATGAAACTGACCCATTAATTGTAGTTGAAAATTATGAACCTGGATATATCGGATCTGTAAATATTTCTAAGGTCAATAATTAAGGTTTAAATTTATATGCTCTTTGTCAACGAATGTTGTTGATGAAGATATAAAGAAGTAAACCAACTATTTAATAAGAGTATGTGACAATAATCAGACGAAAACTGATTATTGTCACACTTTTTTATTTTATGTCGCTATGTTTACCTCCAACGAGTCTTACGATAGTTACTTTGAACAATTTGGGTAAGATCAAAAGCTAGTAAAATGTAATCAACGACTCGCTTACTAAAAAATTAATGACTATCTAGCAAATTCTGTATAAAAGATCAAAGAATCGCTGGATAAATGATTATTAAAAAAGTAAAATAAATAGGAATGTATAATTTATACGGAGGAGTCATAATGATAAACTTAACAGAAATAACAGAAAAAATGTCACCCAATCAAAAAATCAATTATGATCGTGTCCTGCAAAAAGTTATTGCAGAATGGGAAAAATCGGATGTTCGTCCCACCATTTTACTTCACAGTTGCTGTGCACCTTGTAGCACCTATTCACTTGAGTATTTGACACAATATGCGGATGTGACGATTTTTTTTGCTAATTCAAATATCCATCCAAGAGCAGAATACCAACGCCGCGAAATTGTGCAGCAGAAATTTGTAGAAGATTTCAATAAACAGACAAATAATCAAGTTAAATTCTTATCAGCACCATACGAACCTAATAAGTTTATCCAAATGGTAAAGGAAAAGGAACTGACAGAAGAACCAGAGGGCGGAAAACGTTGTTCGGCCTGTTTTCAAATGCGTTTAGATATCGTAGCTGAGAAGGCCCAAGAATTGGGTTATGATTATTTTGGCAGTGCATTGACCTTGTCTCCAAAGAAAAACAGTCAATTGATCAATGAAATCGGGATAGATATTCAAAAATTTTATGCAACCAACTATTTACCTAGTGATTTTAAGAAAAATAATGGCTATAAACGTTCGATTGAGTTGTGTAAAGAGTATGATGTATATCGCCAATGCTACTGTGGATGTATGTTTG is a genomic window of Enterococcus haemoperoxidus ATCC BAA-382 containing:
- a CDS encoding epoxyqueuosine reductase QueH, whose translation is MINLTEITEKMSPNQKINYDRVLQKVIAEWEKSDVRPTILLHSCCAPCSTYSLEYLTQYADVTIFFANSNIHPRAEYQRREIVQQKFVEDFNKQTNNQVKFLSAPYEPNKFIQMVKEKELTEEPEGGKRCSACFQMRLDIVAEKAQELGYDYFGSALTLSPKKNSQLINEIGIDIQKFYATNYLPSDFKKNNGYKRSIELCKEYDVYRQCYCGCMFAATKQGVDLKGVNKEAKEFLAVQKK